The Burkholderia pyrrocinia genomic sequence CGCCGCGCATGCGGAAGGCAGCGAGATCAAGCTCGATCTCGGCCCGACCGAATTCCGCCTGCTGCATTTCTTCATGACGCATCCGGAGCGCGTGCACAGCCGCACGCAACTGCTCGACCAGGTGTGGGGCGACCACGTGTTCGTCGAAGAGCGAACCGTCGACGTGCACATCAAACGATTGCGCGCGGCCTTGAAACCGGCCGGCTGCGATGCGATGATCGAGACCGTGCGCGGCAGCGGCTACCGGCTCGCGAAGCACGCGTAACGTATCCGGACATGCCGTGTGCCACGGCATGCCGTTCATTCTTTCGGACGCTGAATCATGAACATCATCTGGGCGCGCTTTCTGGTGTCGCTCGTGTTGCTCGTGCTGATCGGCGTATTGGTCGGCGTCTTTGCCGGCCCGACCGCGGGCCTCGTGTTCGTGGCCGTGATGCTGATCGCGCAGGGCTTTTTCAGCACTTTCCATACGCAGCGTCTGTGGCGGTTGCTCGATGCGCCCGTCTACGGCGAAGTGCCGAGCGCGCCGGGCATCTGGGGCGAGATCTACTACCGTCTGCACAAGCTCGCGAAGCAGTGGCATGCGCAGGTGCGGCAGGTCGAACAGCAGCATTCGCGCTTCATCCAGGCGATCCAGGCCTCGCCGAACGGCGTCGCGATGCTCGACGACCACGACCAGATCGAGTGGTGCAACGCGATCGCCGAGGTTCATTTCGGTCTCGATGCGAAGCGCGACCTGCGCCAGCACATCACGAACCTGGTGCGTCATCCCGAGTTCGTCCGCTACCTGAACGCGCAGCATTATGACGAGACGCTCGTGATGCGCGGCATGGGCGGCGCGCGGCAGAACGTGCTGGCCGTGCAGGTGTTTCCGTACGGCGAGAACCGCAAGCTGCTGCTGACGCAGGACATCACCGAGCTCGAGCGTACCGACGCGATGCGGCGCGACTTCGTCGCGAACGTGTCGCACGAATTGAAGACGCCGCTCACCGTGCTGTCCGGCTTCCTCGAGACGATGCGCGAGCTGCCGCTGAACGAGGAAGACCGCGCGCGTTATCTCGAGATGATGGAGCAGCAGGCGTCGCGGATGCGGCACATCGTCACCGACCTGCTGGTGCTCGCGAAGCTGGAGGGCGAGAGCAAGCCGCCGGTCGATCGCGCGATCGACATGCGTGCCGTGTTCGATCATCTGAAGGAGGATGCGCAGACGCTGTCGAACGGGCATCACGACATCGCGTTCTCGATCGACGAGACGCTCGGCGTCACGGGCGCGCAGACGGAGTTGTTCAGCGCGTTCGCGAATCTCGTCACGAATGCGATCCGCTATACGCCGGACGGCGGCAAGATCGTCGTGTCGTGGCGGCGCGAGGGTGCGCAGGGCGTGTTTTCCGTCACGGACAGCGGCTTCGGCATTCCGGCCGCCGACCTGCCGCGGCTGACCGAGCGCTTCTATCGCGTCGACCGCAGCCGCTCGCGCGATACGGGCGGTACGGGGCTCGGGCTCGCGATCGTCAAGCACGTGCTGCAGCGGCACGATGCGCACCTGTACGTGCAAAGCGAGGAAGGGCGCGGCAGCACGTTCACCGCGCGGTTCCCGGGCTCGCGCATCATCGCGATCCGGCCGGCCACGTACGAGGCATGACCGCGTAACGGCATCCGTCGCTCGTTCGGCGAGCGGCGGCACGCCAGACAAGAAAAAAGCGCAGCCCGCGTACGTGAGCTGCGCTTTTTCATTGGCCGTGCGGCGCGCGATTCGCGCCGCACGGCAGGATCACGAGCAGAACTTCGCGAGCAACCCGAGCTGCGCGTTGCGGATCGTCTTGCCTGCGCGACGCCGGCGGTAGTGACCGTCGCTGAGCATCTGCCAGGCCGACTGGTTGTCGCCGAGGCACACCGACAGGCCTTCGGCGATCACGCGCCGCTTGAGCCTGCGCTCGCGGATCGGGAACGCGACTTCGACGCGGCGGAACAGGTTGCGGTCCATCCAGTCGGCGCTCGACAGATAGACGTCCTCGGCACCGCCCGCGTGGAAATAGTAGATCCGGTGGTGCTCGAGGAAGCGGCCGACGATCGAGCGCACCGTGATGTTTTCCGACAGCCCCGGCACGCCGGGCTGCAGCGCGCAGACGCCGCGCACGATCAGGTCGACCTTCACGCCGGCCTGCGACGCTTCGTACAGCGCGGCGATCACCGTCGGCTCCAGCAGCGCGTTCATTTTCGCGACGACGCGCGCGCGCTTGCCGGCACGCGCATTGTCGATCTCCGCGCGGATCGATTCGATGATGCGCGGATGCAGCGTGAACGGCGACTGCCACAGCTCGTGCAGTGTGAGTTCGCCGCCGATCCCGGTCAGTTGCTGGAATACGTGATGGACGTCCTCGCAGATCTTCTGGTCGGCCGTCATCAGCCCGAAGTCGGTGTAGAGGCGCGCCGTGCGCGGGTGGTAGTTGCCGGTGCCGAGGTGCACGTAGCGGCGCAGCGTCGCCTTGCCGGCCTGCACGACACGCCGCACGATCAGCATCATCTTCGCGTGGCACTTGTGACCGACCACGCCGTATACGACGTGCGCGCCGACGGCTTCGAGCTGCGACGCCCAGTTGATGTTGGTTTCCTCGTCGAAGCGCGCGAGCAGCTCGACGACGACGGTCACTTCCTTGCCGTTGCGCGCGGCTTCCATCAGCGCGTCCATCAGCGGCGAATCGGTGCCGGTGCGGTAGATCGTCTGCTTGATCGCGACGACGCTCGGATCCTTCGCGGCCTGCTGCAGCAGTTCGAGCACGGGCTGGAAGCTCTCGTACGGATGATGCAGCAGGATGTCGCCGTCGTCGATCGCATCGAACATCGTCGGCGCGTTTGCGATCGCGGGCGGGGTCGATGCGGTGAACGGCGCGAACTTCAGGTCGGGGCGGTCGACGAGATCGGGAATCTGCATCAGGCGCACGAGGTTCACGGAACCGGCCACGCGATAGCAGTCCTTGTCGCGGAGTTCGCTTTCCTCGAGTAGCCGCCGCACGATGTGCTGCGGCGTGTCGGCCGACACCTCGAGGCGCACCGCGTTGCCGAGGTGGCGCGCGGGCAGTTCGCCCTGCAGCGCGACGCGCAGGTTCGTGATTTCGTCCTCGTCGACGAACAGCTCGCTGTTGCGCGTGATGCGGAACTGGTTGCAGCTCTTCACGACGAGTTGCGGGAAGAGTTCGCCGACGAAGCGCTGCATGAACGAGCTCAACAGCACGAAGCCGTGCTCGAAGCCCGACAGCGCGTGCGGCATGCGCACGACGCGCGGCAGCGCGCGCGGCGCCTGCACGATGCCCATCACGGCCTGGCGGCCGAACGCGTCGCGGCCTTCGAGCTCGACGACGAAGTTCAGGCTCTTGTTCAGCACGCGCGGGAACGGGTGGGCCGGATCGAGGCCGATCGGCGTCAGCACGGGCAGCAGTTCGTCGAGGAAGTAGTGTCGCGCCCATTCGAGCTGCGCGTCGTTCCACGAGTCGGTCGCATGGAAGTAGATGCCTTCCTGTTCGAGCGCGGGCAGCACGGTTTCGTGCAGCATCGTGTACTGTCGATGGACGAGCCGTTGCGCGCGTTCGACGACGAGATCGTAAGCGTGCTGTAACGACATGCCGTCGGGCGTCAGCGCGCCGGGGTTGTCGCGGATCTGCTCCTGAAGGCCGGCCATCCGGACTTCGAAGAATTCGTCGAGGTTGCTGCTGGTGATGCAGATGAAGCGGAGGCGCTCGAGCAACGGAACTTGCGGATCGGCTGCCTGGGCCAGCACGCGCTCGTTGAAACCGAGGATGCCGAGTTCACGATTGAGAAGCGGGTAGCGGACGGACATCGGCAGAGTAGGGGGTGATTCAGGCGATGATTCGAAAGGACGCTCGGAAACTCTCACGGTACGATGACGTGCTGATGACAATAATGGTCTTATATCGGCAAATTCTACGCCCTAACCGATTCGTCGCATAAATGTTTCGGGCATATACACTTGAGCAGTGTGCATGCCCGTGAAGCGTGGCAATGGCAAGCGTTCCACGCTTAAAATGTCGCCTTTGATTGATCGCCCTGGGTTGCCGGACCGGCTGCCGTGGGCGAACGCGCACGGAGCCCCAATCTGATGGTTACAACCCCCCACTTGCTGGCTGCCGTGGATCTCGGCTCGAACAGCTTCCGGCTGATCGTCGGTCGCGTCGAGGAAACGTCGGCGGGCAGCCAGATCTATCCCGTCGATGCGCTGCGCGAGCCGGTTCGGCTGGCTGCGGGCCTGTCGAGCGACAAGATGCTCGATCGCGCGTCGCAGGAGCGTGGCTGGGAGGCGCTCAAGCGGTTCGGCGAGCGCCTGCGCGATTTCCATCCGGATCGTGTGCGCGCGGTGGCGACCAACACGCTGCGCGTCGCGAAGAATTCGGCCGAATTTCTCGGCGAGGCCGAAGCGGCGCTCGGTTTCCCGATCGAAGTGATCGCGGGCCGCGAGGAAGCGCGGCTGATCTATGCGGGCGCCGCGCACTCGGTGCCGGCGAGCGCCGGCAAGCGGCTCGTCGTCGACATCGGCGGCGGCTCGACCGAATTCATCATCGGCTCGCACTACACGCCGATCGTGATGGAGAGTCTCTATATCGGCTGCGTGAGCCACAGCCGCACCTTCTTTCCGGCCGGCAACGTCGACGAATACACGATGCGGCAGGCCGAACTCGCGGCCAAGCGCGAGATCCAGATCATTTCGAGCGAGTACAAGAAGGCCGGGTGGGACCAGGCGATCGGTTCGTCCGGCACCGCGCGTGCACTCGCGGAGCTCGTCGAGGCGAACGGCTTCAACGATCCGGGAATCACGCACGGCATTTCGCGCGGCGGCCTCGAGCGGCTGAAGCGCGCGCTGATCAAGTCGGAGAACGTCAACCGGCTGAAGCTGGTCGCGCTGAAGCCCGACCGCGTGCCGGTGCTCGCGGGCGGCCTCGCGATCATGCTCGCGGTGTTCGAGGAGCTCGGCGTCGATTATGTCGATACGACCGACGGTGCGCTGCGTCTCGGTGTGCTGTACGACCTGCTCGGCCGGACGCAACACGAAGACATGCGTGCGGTGACCGTCGAGGGCTTCACGCGCCGCTACGGCGTCGATCGTGCGCAGGCCGAGCGGATCGGCGCGCTCGCGGCGCGTTTCTACGACGAACTCGACGAAGCCGACGACGAAGCGCGCGAGGAAGGCCGGATGTTCCTCGGCTGGGCGGCCGCATTGCACGAGATCGGCCTGTCGATCTCGCACAGCTCATATCACAAGCATTCGGCCTATATCGCGAGCAACGCGGATATGCCGGGCTTTTCGCGCACCGACCAGGCGCGGCTCGCCGCGCTCGTGCTCGGTCACGCGGGCAAGCTCGGCAAACTGTCGCAGGCGCGCGACGTCGAGTGGCCGCTGCTGTTCTGCTTGCGGCTCGCGGCGCTGCTGTGCCGGCGCCGGACCGATGCGGGGCTGCCGGACATTTCCGTTTCGCAGATGAAGAAGGGCGGGTATGAAGTGCGCCTGCCGAGCGCGTGGGTCGAGCAGAACCCGTTGACCGACTACAGCCTCAGCCAGGAGGCTGCCGAGTGGGAGAAGGTCGGTATTCCGTATCGCGTGGTGTATACCGGCGCGTAACAGGCCGATAGCGGGGCCCGGACGGGCTCTCGGGCGGGGGCGTGCGGTTGCGGCCCTCAGACGTGCCGCATGATCGTTCTGACGCCCGCTCAATCCGACGAGCAGACGATCGCGGTCAGGAACGGGAACGCCTGTTTGACGGTCGCGTCGCTGCCGGCCTTGCGCACGGCTTCCTCCACTGCGCCCTTCGTGCCGCGCACCACGACGCCGTAGGCCCAGTCGCCGATCGGTGTGCCGTCGCCCGGACGGAAGATCGGGTCGTTCGCCTGGTAACCGAGCACGACATAGACGCCGAAGCCGTACGCCGTCAGCGAGCGGTTCGTGCGGAACGCGTTGACCGAG encodes the following:
- the ppk1 gene encoding polyphosphate kinase 1, with translation MSVRYPLLNRELGILGFNERVLAQAADPQVPLLERLRFICITSSNLDEFFEVRMAGLQEQIRDNPGALTPDGMSLQHAYDLVVERAQRLVHRQYTMLHETVLPALEQEGIYFHATDSWNDAQLEWARHYFLDELLPVLTPIGLDPAHPFPRVLNKSLNFVVELEGRDAFGRQAVMGIVQAPRALPRVVRMPHALSGFEHGFVLLSSFMQRFVGELFPQLVVKSCNQFRITRNSELFVDEDEITNLRVALQGELPARHLGNAVRLEVSADTPQHIVRRLLEESELRDKDCYRVAGSVNLVRLMQIPDLVDRPDLKFAPFTASTPPAIANAPTMFDAIDDGDILLHHPYESFQPVLELLQQAAKDPSVVAIKQTIYRTGTDSPLMDALMEAARNGKEVTVVVELLARFDEETNINWASQLEAVGAHVVYGVVGHKCHAKMMLIVRRVVQAGKATLRRYVHLGTGNYHPRTARLYTDFGLMTADQKICEDVHHVFQQLTGIGGELTLHELWQSPFTLHPRIIESIRAEIDNARAGKRARVVAKMNALLEPTVIAALYEASQAGVKVDLIVRGVCALQPGVPGLSENITVRSIVGRFLEHHRIYYFHAGGAEDVYLSSADWMDRNLFRRVEVAFPIRERRLKRRVIAEGLSVCLGDNQSAWQMLSDGHYRRRRAGKTIRNAQLGLLAKFCS
- the phoR gene encoding phosphate regulon sensor histidine kinase PhoR, which codes for MNIIWARFLVSLVLLVLIGVLVGVFAGPTAGLVFVAVMLIAQGFFSTFHTQRLWRLLDAPVYGEVPSAPGIWGEIYYRLHKLAKQWHAQVRQVEQQHSRFIQAIQASPNGVAMLDDHDQIEWCNAIAEVHFGLDAKRDLRQHITNLVRHPEFVRYLNAQHYDETLVMRGMGGARQNVLAVQVFPYGENRKLLLTQDITELERTDAMRRDFVANVSHELKTPLTVLSGFLETMRELPLNEEDRARYLEMMEQQASRMRHIVTDLLVLAKLEGESKPPVDRAIDMRAVFDHLKEDAQTLSNGHHDIAFSIDETLGVTGAQTELFSAFANLVTNAIRYTPDGGKIVVSWRREGAQGVFSVTDSGFGIPAADLPRLTERFYRVDRSRSRDTGGTGLGLAIVKHVLQRHDAHLYVQSEEGRGSTFTARFPGSRIIAIRPATYEA
- the ppx gene encoding exopolyphosphatase, producing MVTTPHLLAAVDLGSNSFRLIVGRVEETSAGSQIYPVDALREPVRLAAGLSSDKMLDRASQERGWEALKRFGERLRDFHPDRVRAVATNTLRVAKNSAEFLGEAEAALGFPIEVIAGREEARLIYAGAAHSVPASAGKRLVVDIGGGSTEFIIGSHYTPIVMESLYIGCVSHSRTFFPAGNVDEYTMRQAELAAKREIQIISSEYKKAGWDQAIGSSGTARALAELVEANGFNDPGITHGISRGGLERLKRALIKSENVNRLKLVALKPDRVPVLAGGLAIMLAVFEELGVDYVDTTDGALRLGVLYDLLGRTQHEDMRAVTVEGFTRRYGVDRAQAERIGALAARFYDELDEADDEAREEGRMFLGWAAALHEIGLSISHSSYHKHSAYIASNADMPGFSRTDQARLAALVLGHAGKLGKLSQARDVEWPLLFCLRLAALLCRRRTDAGLPDISVSQMKKGGYEVRLPSAWVEQNPLTDYSLSQEAAEWEKVGIPYRVVYTGA